The following are encoded together in the Tatumella ptyseos genome:
- the ubiB gene encoding ubiquinone biosynthesis regulatory protein kinase UbiB, translating to MTFGELRRLYFIIRIFLTYGLDELIPRTRLALPLRLWRRGVFWIPNRHQDKAIGLRLRLALEQLGPVWIKLGQMLSTRRDLFPPEIADQLASLQDRVPPFDGVRAKAQIEKSLGGPVETYFDDFDINPLASASIAQVHTAILKENQKHVVIKVIRPDILPVIKADMRLIYRLASWLPRILPDGRRLRPIEVVKDYEKTLIDELNLLREGANAIQLRRNFEGNNLLYVPEVYSDYGSETMLVMERIYGIPISDTQTLVERGINMQLLAERGVQVFFTQVFRDSFFHADMHPGNIFVSHDHPDDPQYIAIDCGIVGSLNKNDKRYLAENFIAFFNRDYRRVAELHVDSGWVPPDTNVEDFEFSIRTVCEPIFEKPLAEISFGHVLLNLFNTARRFNMEVQPQLVLLQKTLLYIEGIGRQLYPQLDLWKTAKPFLEDWIKDQVGLPALWRTVKTKAPMWAERLPELPELVFDTLHHHKLLKHSVDQLANQLNQQHNRHTQVRYLWGMGAICLLSSTAVMLVHPESKWMSGGLLAGALISWLVGWRKTT from the coding sequence ATGACGTTTGGCGAGTTGCGTAGGCTCTATTTTATTATCCGCATTTTTTTAACTTATGGATTAGATGAGTTAATTCCTCGAACACGTTTAGCCTTACCACTTAGGCTTTGGCGCAGGGGCGTTTTCTGGATACCTAACAGACATCAAGATAAAGCGATCGGATTACGTTTACGTCTTGCCTTGGAGCAGTTGGGTCCTGTCTGGATCAAACTGGGACAAATGCTATCGACTCGCCGCGATCTCTTTCCTCCTGAAATTGCTGATCAATTAGCGTCGCTGCAAGATCGCGTTCCCCCTTTCGACGGCGTTCGCGCGAAAGCACAGATTGAAAAATCCTTAGGTGGCCCAGTGGAAACCTACTTCGATGATTTTGATATCAATCCGCTAGCGTCGGCATCGATTGCACAGGTTCATACGGCAATTCTCAAAGAGAACCAAAAGCATGTTGTGATCAAGGTGATCCGGCCCGATATCCTGCCAGTGATTAAAGCCGATATGCGACTCATTTATCGGCTAGCGAGTTGGTTACCGAGGATTTTACCGGACGGTCGTCGTCTTCGCCCGATTGAAGTGGTCAAAGATTACGAGAAAACGCTGATCGATGAGCTGAATCTTCTTCGCGAAGGTGCAAACGCCATTCAGCTACGCCGTAATTTTGAAGGTAACAATCTGCTGTATGTGCCGGAGGTTTACTCCGACTATGGCAGTGAAACGATGTTAGTGATGGAGCGTATCTACGGTATCCCGATCTCTGACACGCAAACACTGGTAGAGCGAGGCATTAATATGCAGCTCCTTGCTGAGCGTGGCGTGCAGGTCTTCTTTACCCAAGTCTTTCGCGACAGTTTTTTCCATGCGGATATGCACCCAGGCAATATTTTTGTTAGTCATGACCATCCTGATGACCCTCAATATATCGCCATCGACTGTGGAATTGTTGGCTCGTTAAATAAAAACGATAAGCGCTATCTCGCAGAAAACTTTATCGCCTTTTTTAATCGTGATTATCGACGCGTCGCTGAATTACACGTGGATTCTGGATGGGTTCCTCCCGATACCAATGTCGAAGATTTTGAGTTTTCCATTAGGACAGTGTGCGAACCGATTTTTGAAAAGCCCTTGGCTGAAATCTCTTTTGGTCATGTACTGCTCAATCTCTTCAATACCGCACGTCGCTTCAATATGGAAGTTCAGCCACAGCTTGTGTTGTTGCAGAAAACCTTACTTTATATCGAAGGTATTGGTCGCCAACTTTATCCGCAATTGGACTTATGGAAGACAGCAAAACCCTTCCTCGAAGACTGGATTAAGGATCAGGTAGGACTGCCTGCGCTGTGGCGTACGGTGAAAACTAAGGCGCCTATGTGGGCGGAGCGTCTACCTGAATTACCGGAACTTGTTTTTGATACACTTCATCATCACAAGTTGTTAAAACACAGCGTTGATCAGCTTGCCAATCAACTCAACCAACAGCATAACCGTCATACTCAAGTTCGATACTTATGGGGAATGGGCGCGATCTGTTTGCTCAGTAGCACAGCAGTCATGTTGGTTCATCCAGAGTCGAAATGGATGTCTGGTGGATTACTGGCAGGCGCCTTAATCAGCTGGCTAGTGGGTTGGCGAAAAACTACGTAA
- the tatE gene encoding twin-arginine translocase subunit TatE encodes MAGISITKLLIIAVIVILFFGTKKLRNLGSDLGSSIKGFKKAMSDDETKKDQDADFSTKSLSDSESVSHSDVKHKDKDQV; translated from the coding sequence ATGGCTGGGATCAGTATTACCAAACTCCTCATCATTGCCGTTATTGTTATCCTATTTTTTGGAACCAAAAAGCTTCGTAATCTAGGGTCTGACTTAGGTTCTTCCATTAAAGGCTTCAAAAAAGCAATGAGCGACGACGAGACAAAAAAAGATCAGGACGCCGATTTCTCAACAAAATCTCTCTCTGATTCTGAAAGCGTTTCGCACTCTGATGTTAAGCACAAAGACAAAGATCAGGTATAA
- the tatB gene encoding Sec-independent protein translocase protein TatB — MFDIGFSELLLVFVIGLVVLGPERLPVAVKTVVGWIRAIRSLAANVQHELAQELKLQELQDSVKKVEEAGKGMLSPELKESIEELRKTADSVKQTYHESIETERSEDLASHSDSVDNATPPAPSQPKAQAQAQAVQPTATSSRLVTPEDEKAAAAVKSTPVADTAQGAAKEATSSTSEDKS, encoded by the coding sequence GTGTTCGATATAGGATTTAGCGAGTTACTACTGGTTTTCGTGATTGGGCTGGTTGTGTTAGGCCCAGAACGGCTTCCGGTAGCAGTTAAAACGGTCGTCGGCTGGATCCGTGCGATTCGTTCCTTGGCGGCGAACGTTCAGCATGAACTGGCTCAAGAGCTAAAGCTGCAAGAGCTACAGGACAGCGTTAAAAAGGTGGAAGAGGCCGGTAAGGGAATGCTTTCCCCTGAACTGAAAGAGTCTATTGAAGAATTGCGCAAAACCGCGGATTCAGTGAAGCAAACCTATCACGAATCGATTGAAACGGAGCGAAGTGAAGATTTAGCCTCTCACTCGGATTCAGTAGACAACGCTACACCCCCTGCTCCCAGCCAGCCAAAGGCTCAAGCGCAGGCACAAGCGGTTCAGCCGACCGCGACTAGCTCACGTCTAGTGACTCCTGAAGACGAAAAAGCGGCCGCCGCAGTGAAGTCAACGCCTGTCGCTGACACCGCTCAAGGTGCCGCAAAAGAAGCAACCTCCTCTACAAGCGAAGATAAAAGTTAA
- the tatC gene encoding Sec-independent protein translocase subunit TatC produces the protein MDVEDTQPLISHLIELRKRLLNCIIAVLVIFLALIYFANDIYQLIAAPLIRQMPVGASMIATDVASPFFTPIKLTIIVSVFLAVPVILYQVWAFIAPALYRHERKLVMPLLFSSSLLFYVGVAFAYFIVFPLAFGFFAKTAPQGVQIATDISNYLDFVMAIFLAFGVAFEVPIAIVLLCWTGLTTPDDLRKKRPYILVGAFVVGMLLTPPDVFSQTLLAIPMYCLFEVGVFFSRYYVGKGRWDKEQDSES, from the coding sequence ATGGATGTCGAAGATACTCAACCGCTAATCAGCCACTTAATAGAACTCCGTAAGCGGCTGCTTAACTGTATTATTGCCGTATTAGTTATTTTTTTAGCTTTAATCTATTTTGCTAACGATATTTACCAACTGATTGCTGCGCCACTTATCCGTCAAATGCCGGTAGGGGCGAGTATGATTGCAACGGACGTTGCTTCACCTTTTTTTACCCCGATTAAGCTAACTATCATCGTTTCAGTGTTTCTGGCGGTGCCAGTGATCCTATACCAAGTCTGGGCATTTATCGCACCAGCTTTGTATCGCCATGAACGTAAACTGGTAATGCCGTTACTCTTCTCAAGCTCTCTACTGTTCTATGTTGGAGTAGCCTTTGCCTATTTTATTGTTTTCCCACTGGCCTTCGGTTTTTTTGCCAAGACTGCGCCTCAAGGCGTACAGATTGCTACGGATATCAGTAACTACCTCGACTTTGTCATGGCTATATTCTTAGCCTTCGGTGTCGCATTTGAAGTTCCCATTGCAATAGTTCTACTGTGCTGGACTGGCTTAACCACACCTGATGATTTACGAAAAAAACGTCCTTATATCTTAGTGGGTGCGTTTGTTGTGGGCATGCTGTTAACACCTCCTGACGTTTTTTCTCAAACTTTACTCGCTATTCCGATGTACTGCCTATTTGAAGTCGGCGTATTCTTCTCACGTTATTATGTAGGAAAAGGACGTTGGGATAAGGAACAGGATAGCGAATCCTGA
- the tatD gene encoding 3'-5' ssDNA/RNA exonuclease TatD: protein MFDIGVNLTSTQFAKDRKQIVTRAQQAGITGILITGTNALESQQAQFLATQHPGYCWSTAGVHPHHASEWSQETAGTLRRLASQSQVVAIGECGLDYNRNLSNPEQQEYAFNAQLELAAELSMPVFLHCREAHDRFMAILTPWLGKLPAVVVHCFTGSKNELEEYLAQGMMVGITGWVCDERRGMEVRELLPLIPADRLLLETDAPYLLPRDMRPRPPSRRNEPCYLPHIVHQVATWRGEDPQSLAVQTDSNARRLFGLSGL from the coding sequence ATGTTTGATATTGGTGTTAACCTTACAAGTACGCAGTTTGCAAAAGATAGAAAACAAATCGTCACCCGTGCTCAGCAAGCAGGCATCACTGGGATTTTAATTACCGGAACAAATGCTCTGGAAAGCCAGCAAGCACAATTTCTCGCCACACAACATCCCGGTTACTGTTGGTCTACTGCTGGCGTTCATCCTCATCATGCTAGTGAGTGGTCGCAAGAAACCGCCGGAACACTTCGTCGCCTAGCGAGCCAATCTCAAGTCGTTGCCATCGGTGAATGTGGCCTAGATTACAACCGTAATCTCTCTAACCCAGAGCAACAAGAGTATGCATTCAATGCTCAACTTGAGTTAGCGGCTGAATTATCCATGCCTGTTTTTCTGCATTGTCGTGAAGCACATGACCGTTTCATGGCGATCCTTACACCATGGCTAGGTAAGCTTCCTGCCGTCGTGGTGCACTGTTTCACCGGCTCGAAAAATGAACTCGAAGAGTATCTTGCACAGGGGATGATGGTCGGTATCACTGGGTGGGTATGCGATGAACGGCGTGGGATGGAAGTTAGAGAGCTATTGCCTTTAATCCCAGCTGACCGATTATTACTGGAGACGGATGCTCCCTATCTACTCCCGCGAGATATGCGGCCGCGTCCACCCTCTAGGCGCAATGAACCTTGTTATCTTCCCCACATCGTCCACCAGGTTGCAACGTGGCGAGGCGAGGATCCACAAAGTTTAGCAGTACAAACCGACAGTAATGCACGTCGTTTATTTGGGCTAAGCGGTTTATAA